One Nicotiana tomentosiformis chromosome 4, ASM39032v3, whole genome shotgun sequence genomic window carries:
- the LOC138909494 gene encoding uncharacterized protein — protein sequence MIQHPYKNFIDPVPIGIRKQPTYCAHVEEELDGNPWFHDIKEYLEKGEYPENATHTQKRPLRILASHFFQNGGTLYRRTIDLGLLRCVDAKEVSRLLEEIHAGTCISHMNGFVLAKKLLRAGYFWLTMETDRIKYVQKCHQRHIHAYMIRVPPNELNATSSPWPFSAWGMDVIRPIEPAATNRHRFILVAIHYFTK from the coding sequence atgatacaacatccatataagaatttcatcgaccctgtCCCAATAGGAATTCGTAAGCAGCCAAcctattgtgctcatgttgaagaagagttagatggaaatccatggttccacgacatcaaggaatacttggaaaagggagaatacccagagaatgctacacacactcagaagcgCCCACTTCGAATATTGGCCAGCCATTTCTTTCAAAACGGGGGAACTCTGTATAGAAGGACTATTGATTTAGGATTActgcgatgtgtcgatgccaaaGAAGTATCTAGattgctcgaagaaatacatgccggaacttgcatATCTCACATGAACGGTTTCGTTTTGGCCAAGAAGttattaagagcagggtatttctggctgactatggaaacagaccgtatcaaatatgttcaaaagtgtcaccaacgCCATATACATGCTTATATGATAAGAGTACcgcccaacgaactcaatgcaacgagttcaccatggcctttctctgcttggggcatggatgtcatcagaCCAATTGAACCCGCTGCTACAAACAGACACAGGTTCATTTTGGTGGCCATACACTACTTCACAAAATGA